The Primulina huaijiensis isolate GDHJ02 chromosome 10, ASM1229523v2, whole genome shotgun sequence region GATTTTGCTATGACGTGACAATGatgttgtattaaaaaaaaccatGCACATACATTTTGATGGGTTTCTCTTATCCTTTTGCaaataattaaaagatattataattataaataaaaaatatttaacttataatatctatactatattattaaatttaagagATTTAGAGTAAATAATTTTTGGTGTCATGatatattttaacaattatatatattaatgaagCGTTAAAACTTTAATACAAGTTACATGTAGTCAGCAGATAGAGTCTTTGTTTATTGGgtatgtcttttgtgagatggtctcacgaatctttatctatgagacgggtcaactctaccgatattcacaataaaaagtaatactctaaacataaaaaagtaatactttttcatggatgacccaaataagagatcggtctcacaaaatacgacccgtgagaccgtctcacacaagtttttatcttgtttatttgagttttttttgttattcttttctttttttctatttatttttttaattaatatatcaaaattatagtaTAATCTatgattataattatattttgatttttatttaaatttaaattaaataaattataaaaaatattgttagtTAAATTAGTCCTTGTAATGTTTTGAAGCAATTATGAAATGTTAACGGTGTGTTTGGTTCTTTATAAATATGGATTTGGAATTGGAATTGGAATTGaaattggatttggatttggaaatTCAAGTATTTGAAATTCTATTTggtgtttggtttaaaatttaaaaatggtaTTTACAAATCCATTTCTTGTTTGGAGAAAAAAGTATTCgaatttggaattttaaaattttactaacatacccttaaaaatattatcaaattttatgggatttagaTAAAATCGtaattgtgtttttttaaaatccaaatcccaccaaatcttatcaaatttgatGGGATTTGGATATACTCATTGAAATCCCATGAAATCTCAAACAAATCcgaattcttttttttaatcactttgtcaaaaaaataggattttgaaatccaaatCCAATAAAATCCCCACAAATCTGGTTGCCAAACACACTGTAAGTCGTCTaatttttctaatatttcaATACGCTCTAGTTCCTATCCACTTTCAGTGTTCCACTCTCCGCCAGCATGCCCGTCGGTCCTGCTCTTCACCGTCAGCCGTCGTGCTCCGATTAATCTCTTCACCCTCCGCCGGTACCGCTGTGTCCAATTTCTTCGTTGAAATATACTCTAATCGATTATGTACAGGTACGGACATGAATGGGATGaatgttttttgttttcttgttttttttaaaatgtatattaTGTTGCTTCAATGACACTTGCAGAAGCGAAATTCTATGCAGTGAAGATTTCCGTGGGAAATTTCTCTTCTTTAGTTTACAGCTTGTCTTTTGATTTTACTTTTCTTTGGTATGCTTTTTTGTGTATCAGATAATGAATTGGTATGATGTGAAAATATGTGTTTCAATTTGTGAAATAGATTCTTCGCCTCCATGGTCTTGGTAGCTAATTGATGGACAAACATATCTTCTTTGTTGTATAGGGATTTTGTGCTTCAAtctttgtcttttatttcattattgagagaatatgcTGAAGCAAGTTTTATTTTCATGACTTGGAAAGGCCAAGAACATGATTATTCATCGGTGATATGTCTCTTGAATCTTAGTTGTTTCATGGTATGTTTGTCTATTAAGGATCTCATCTTTGCTGAAAATATTTTGTGCGAACATGAAAGATTTCAGTGTATCATATGCTTGCTCTCTGCTGTCACACTGTCAGCAAATGAAAAGCTAATTATCTTTTGGTTTATTCTTGGAAGTCTTATTTAGGAGCTCCTTTTTGTTATTTTGGTAACTAAATGGAATCTTTTTTCCAGCTATATTGTTGGACTCATTTTCCTTTTATATATCTTCTTTTTGGCAGAGGCGGTTAGTTTTACATGCCtttgtcaattttgtgaaattctgatgtattttctttttatcCTCGTAGGTATCAAACCTAGCATCACCTCTGCTCTGTTGGATGATTATACAGTTTACAGTCCTGTGAAGCACTGCATGGTGCAAATCATCGTTTTTTCTATTGTGAGAACATAGCTTTTGGAAGGCTATAGTAAGCAATGACCTCCATTTCTCCTCTTGTGGCACCACCACATTTCAAGCCTGCCATAAAGGAAAGCAGCAGTCCACATCATGAAAAACTTGCATTGCTTTTGGATAAAAACAAAACTATCAAACATCTTAGCCAAATCCATGCATTCATTATCCGGCATGGCCTGGAAAGCCACCCAGTATTGAATTTCAAGCTCCAGCATTCATATTCTTCTTTGGGACAAGTCGAAGATTCTGTCGCCCTCTTTAATCGCACCCAGAATCCTAATGTTTTCTTTTATACATCCATTATTCGTAGCCATGCCAAAAATGGTCTCCATGAAGAAGCGCTACATTTTTATGTGCAGATGTTATCTGAAAATGTGGAACCTAATGCGTTCACATTGTCCACTGTCATCAAAGCTTGCACACTGGAAGTCGGAAAAATCCTTCACTGCCATGCACATAAATTTGGATATGAATCAGATAGTTATGTAAGTACTGCCCTTGTTGATGTTTACGCACGAGGCATGGATGTTGTCTCAGCACGTAGACTTTTTGACATGATGCCTGAAAAGAATATTGTTTCCTCAACTGCAATGATAACCGGATATGCAAAAAATGGGGATGTTGATGAAGCTAGATCATTGTTTGATGGGATGGAGGAGAGGGACGTGGTGAGTTGGAGTGTTATGATTGATGGATACGTTCAATATGGGAAGCCAAACGAGGCATTAATCCTTTTCAGGCAGATGCTGAAGTCGAAGGTGAAGCCTAATGGAGTGTCAATGGTGGCTTTTCTTTCTGCTTGTGGTCAGGCGGGAGCGTTAGAATTGGGGAAGTGGGCTCATTCTTACATTCGTTATAATGAAACTTTGTCAAACACTCAGGTGGGCACAACTTTGATTGATATGTATAACAAATGTGGGAGCATAGAAGAGGCGAGGATGGTGTTTGATGGGATAAAGTACAAGGATGCTGTTGTGTACAATGCGATGATTGGTGGGTATGCAATTCACGGATTTGGCCTAGATGCTCTGAAATTGTTCAAAGAGATGACCGATCTGGGCCTTCGCCCTACTGATATTACTTTTATAGGCATTTTAAGTGCTTGTGCACACGCTGGATTGGTTTCTGAAGGGTGGTCGATTTTCCACGCAATGAAAAATGAATACGGGATACAGCCAAAAGTTGAGCATTACGGATGCATGGTGAATCTTCTTGGTCGAGCAGGGCAATTAAAAGAAGCATACAATCTTTTGAGCAGTGCAAGAATCGAGGCTGATCGTGTTTTATGGGGAACTTTACTTTGGGCATGTAGGCTCCACAAAAACGTCGTTCTTGCAGAGAAGATTGTAGAATACCTACATGAACGTGGGCTTTCCAATTCAGGTACCTATGTTCTACTTTCCAATATATACGCTGCAGCAGGAAACTGGGATGGGGTGGCTGGAATAAGGTCTATGATGAAGCAAACTGGAGTACAGAAGGAGCCTGGCTGTAGCTCGATTGAAGTAAATAACAACGTACACGAGTTTCGTGCCGGTGATGTGAAGCATCCGAAAAGCAAAGAAATTTATGAAATGCTTGAGCATGTAAATGGCTGGCTAAGGGCCCATGGGTATTCTTCACAAACAGATGAAGCATTGCAAAACATTGGAGAGACGGATAGGGAACGCTTGCTGGAGGTTCATAGTGAGAAGCTTGCTCTTGCATTCGGGCTTATTAGCACGAATCCAGGGACTTCTATTAAAATTTACAAGAATCTCCGAGTCTGTCAAGATTGCCATGCTGTGATGAAGCTTGTTTCCATTATCTCTAATCGAAAAATAATTATGAGAGACCGCAACCGGTTTCACCATTTCGTGGATGGTTCTTGTTCTTGCGGTGATTACTGGTGATGTATTGTACAGATTTCTTGCGACCTAAAATGAGTTCTCATACTTGttatctctattgttttcatCATGTATactgattgctgttttatatatttgaaaaatagtGTATACTTTATCGGTTTGGTCGTATATACCTTAAAAAAATCCAATAAAATTTATAGTTGTGGGATAATTAATACTCGACATAATTTTGTTATGCTCTAAATAAATGATTCTTTGTTTTGTTCGATTTATGGTATTCTCATACTTTTTAATAATTAGTTActctgcacacgcgatgcgtgtgtgtacagtttttttttattatcgaaAATAATagactaaaatgaaatttgacaaattatggagagattaaattaatatttgaattgttgaaataaaaaaaataaaaataaaagtgtgtgttgaaatttaaaaaaaaaaaaacaaaagtgtaatattagtatcgtATAAGAGtaaatttagaagaaaatgttgGTGTCCGTGTGAaagtagttattatcatgtcacaaattttaataaaatagaacaGATATATGTTGggttttgagattgtttaacaGTACTTGTCTAAAGCATGTGAAAAATCTTCAACAGTTGGGCTTTAACACTCGATGAAGAAGGCTTCTCTCAAGATATTATATGTAGTGcctatgtattattttttaaaatagattttgtgatGAATCTATTGATtatctataaaatattttataaaatgaaatttatgatatataaatcaatattaataaaaatattcgagataaattaattcaaagatAAAAAGTAAACTTCGAGATTTGAATTTACAGGTAAAAGCAATGATAAATTCAATAAgggcgtaaaataaataatacataaaaattctCGTGAAACCGTttcacgaatcaattttgtgagatagactTTCAACATGActcaattcatgaaaaaatatcattttttatgctaaaagtactattttttttattgtatatatgaATTTGGATGATCCGTGGGATATAAATCGCGAGATATGTTAATTTATCTAAATATgaggaaaatatatttaaattaaataaagtagaTAATGgcttattttttatgaataaaaaaaaaacccgaaaACTGCATTGAAGGACTTGTTATTTCAGACTCGTTAAAACTTACACTCATATCTAATTTGAAATTAGTAGATCTCATATATCGGTTTTATATATCTTTATccatgagacgggtcaactatgttcatatttataatagtgagcaatatttttaacataaaaataatactttttcattgatgatccaaatataatatgtctcacaaaattgaatcGTGAGAcatctcacaaaaatttttgtgatttgaaattatattttaaagttaatgAGTTAGATTAGACTTTTcagaaatttatatttatactatattttgatatatctAATTTTTAATCAACATAATCATAACAAAAAAAGTATATATCTTGTatgacggtctcacgaatatttattcGTAAGATGTGTCAACAATGtccatatatataataaaaagtacATAGAAACTCTTGTAAGATGGTCTCgtggatcaattttatgagacatatcttctatttgagtcatccatgaaaaatattgtttttgtgtcaagaaattttactttttatagTAAATATGCACATGATTGACTTGTTTCATACCATATCACAAGAGAtttattctaaaaaataatattttttgcataaaaattaatatttgttcATAAGTGGCTCAAATAGGATAtatgttttacaaaattgactcgAGATCTtctcacatgaatttttatgaataaaaaatcaaacGAAGAAGTTCGAGTTAAAAATCCAATCATGTATTTAATATCTCTGATGAagatataaattgaaaatattgcAAAGATTTAAACAAAAGCATGAGAAGAAAAAACTTGAAtcgaaaagaaataaataaacgaAAACATACGGACATTGATTTGATAATTTATACATAAATATCAGTATTACTACGTGGAGTACATGTGAGGTCTTAAAGACCCGCTACACGACCCGTAGTCAGAAATATACAAATTTCTTACATGTATGATGCACCCAACACGATTCACATCATaaaacgatctcacgaatttaaTTTATGAGAtgaatcttttatttgagtcacttataaaatattaatttttatgtcaaaatatttcttataattataaatatagacaTAATTAACCTatctcacaaataaataatataacttCGATACCTGGCATCACATATTAATTATTGTGTAATGCTATATGTACAACCAAATTTATACAACaattcttacaacacaaaaaattcaatacaaaaatttcatttatcaaaatcgataaattcaattcaaaatatcacgatataattaacaaaatatcaCGATATTATTATTGTACATATCGTTATACGATATTTTGGTTAACATTATTATTACATATCTCCTATACACCATATGttttggaaagaaaataaaagtcCAAATCTTTGCcaaaaaacacttaaaatataatcggcaaaaatataaaaataaatggcCATAATTTCGCCGGTCATTATCATCGTCTAAAACCGGCCGGTTCCTCCATAATAGTCTCCAGCAAAGGCTTCTTCGACCGGAAGCAAACCGACAATCGGTGCTTCATTTCCAGCGCCGAACAGTGTTCGAAATCGTCCAAATTCAGCTTCGGCGCCGACACTTTTTCATTACTCTCCACAGTCTTCTGCCCGGTGGCCTCGCCGCATTCCGGCAAGATCCTCGCGCCGACCCTTTTCGTTGAGGGTTTCTTTCCGGCGGAAAGCGTGTCCGTGTCTGCCGCCTTCACCGTCGAGTTCAGCCGTTTCATCTGGAAAAAAACGTAGGTGTTTCCCATTTCGAGGTCTTCATCGGCGTTCAGGGCCGAAAAGCGTCTCCCGACCCGCAGTGATTCGGCGTTCACCAGGAAGTAATTTGGCGCCTCCACCATTAGCTCGGCGGCCTTTGTGTGCTCGTGTATGCGCCGGAGTTCGCCTGAGGGGAGAATGacttttgtgcccctgattgagCTCTTGGTCACTTGGCCTGGTAGGCTGCAAGAAGTGTAATTTCCCATTTGGGTTTTGGATTCAAAATTACAGAAATTtgagaattaattaaaaaatgaaaatagttGAGGGAATGTGAAGTTTGTGGGAGTATATAAAGTGTTTAGAGGGGTAAAAAGGTCAATCTAAGTTTCGTATGGATAATATCATTATATAAGGCATGAAATTGGACTGGTCGGTTCTTTTTATGCCCCATATGGAATATTAgtatttcaaataataaaaacatttccAATGTGAGAAACtcacaattatttataatttataatcatataaatatcttattaaaattacttttaatcGATAAAATTCGTGAAACGATATTAACTATAGAGttctttttatatcaaaatctaATTTAAACCACATGTTTTGAACCTTATAATGTGACAAAATAAAGATTTACCACAATTATATATGAGTAGagctcttgtgagatggtctcacgaatctttatctgtaagacatCTCagtcctatcgatattcacaataaaaagtaatacgtttagtataaaaaataatatttttttatggatgacccaaatgagagatctgtctcacaaaatacgacccatgagaccgtttcacacaagtttttgtcattattaTGTAGTCCAATACAAACTACAAACCCCGTCTTCACAATTCACATAATCtgaaaacaaattaatttttacCAAAGGAAACTGTGATTTGgtcaaaaaaaaaaccaattttttggaaataaaattGGTGGGAAAGAATAATTCCAGCTGgtcatatattatttaatataaagtatttatttttttttgtttcaaaattctaaTTTGTGCTGTCAATACGTGTGGATCCCGCCACATTCcaaaatatttctcaaagaacGGATTTTTATGGGCAAATGTTAGTTATAAacttaagaaaaatattatttcaaaaatttgtcTAATAGATGATATTTATAAGTTTCTCAACGTGAGATACTTGCAATATTGATTATCTCTTCAGAAACCGATGTTCGCCGCGACCGACTCTCGACAGTTTTTACTCACCTTTGTCATGTATCTTGATCTaactttttattatttacattGATTCGATGACTTTTATAGGTTGTCTTTTTTGATACACCGATCTCAACGAGAGCATCAATGTTAATTATATATTCAGGAGAGATATCATCTCAAAATATCTGTTTAACGAATGATATACACTCATATGTTTATAAGTTATTATTTATTAGTGTTAATATTAAATGTGAGACATTTGCAATATTTTCGACCTCTTTGAGAAACCGAAATCCACGACGGCCCACTCTAGATGATTTTCACTCATTTTTCAGTATTCAATGTATGTATCATGCACCTTAATCCaatctataatttttattatccgtattgatatgattatagttCTTTTTAGATTGTTTTTCCCGTTACGCCGACACTGAATGAGAGTACCATGCTAGTTATAAAGCCAAGAGGAGTACCATTCAAACACTTTGGTCCATCATTAATTGTTTGTTTTAAGGTAGGATCCCATTGTTTGTCTGCTCTCCCAATAGTTGCTTAAGAAGAAAATTAACTCGAATCCTTACAAAATCTGTAACaaacttgaaaatattccaaaaatCATACTAAATTTATCCATgtctttaaatataaaaaaaaaattggaacatatttttttttattatatttgtatatGAATAGGAAGGATCGAAAGCTTAACTATTTAGAAATGCATATTTTGATGGTGGATATGATGAATTTTGAATTCCATTTCGATtaatacttatttttatttggtcaaaaactttattatttaccATTATTCTTAAATCTCAATCCGGATTGGATACgattattgaaaaaatattgctaataattatattaaaatcttgccaaaaaaaaaagaaattaaatttggTTAAGATATGTGAAACATTCAAACATATTAACGGGTGAATCTTATATTATCTTTAAAAGTCAAATGATTTAATTTCGATTGTTTTTAGTTAGACTTTCTCGATGTATTATTAaggaaattatatttaaatgattcGATACTGCTATTACTCTGTTGGAAATTAAATAgggaatattttaattttatgaaaatgatgttaCACCTAACGATTGGTATATTTTTGGGCTTGGATTAGgcagaataatttttttttaattacgttGTTGGTTGATTTGATTTTACTCACAAATGATAACCATAAATAACTTTCAAAATGACATTCCACCCCAATACGTCAGTTTAATGATACAGAGTAGCATGCAAATTACGCTTTTTAAGTAAATCATACTAGACAAATACTGTGCatcatataatttatgaaaatttgaatCTCCTCCCAAAGTTTACGTCATTTCTGGTCAGATTCTTATCATGAATCTCTGActatatttggataaaaaagacgactttaaaaaaattttaaaattatcttagATTTGAAATGACAAAACAATTTGTGGTCATTTTGGAACACTTAATTCAATCATCTATCCAAATACCATTTTGCTAGAATCAGAATTTCAAAGTAAATCTAtactatattttaattttttttttccagtaaAAATTTCGTGACTGTTGGAGGCAATATATACATTGTTATCAACAAGTTTTCTTTGGTCACACACTTTGGTACAAATTTGTTGCGAACTTTATGATTGCGGACAATGTGGTAACTGAAATCGAAACTTTACGTGAAATGGAATGGTCTTCTACCGGTGGATAAACTAATTAAATAGCTTGTCAGTTGCATTTTtcaatatgacataaaaaagcACTCTATCATCCCATTTCTTGAGCCACGTTTGGGAACTCGCAGTCGTTATTTTTGTTAGGTTCTATGTAAATTCAAAAGATCAACGTAATGGCTTGCAAACAACGTTGATTCGATAAATCATACTAGACAAGTCTTGTATACAAGACTCGAAGTCGGATGACAGAGGCAAGTGGAGAAATTGAACTCCTGATATCTTGGTAAAGGCTCACCATATCCTACCATCCAAGTCATCCCTTGAAGACCTCGGGTGGCATTTTCTTGTTAGAATGAATGGCAACAGTATATATTTTTCCTTCAGTTTAATGATATGATGTATTCTTTTCAGCTAGGTCATGGCTGAatgataattgattttttttataagtattctgtgttaaaaaaatgaatttagaattaaaaaatgaattttttattttcataaattttttttacatataattaattttaatgcaaaaaaataaaaaaaaataaggggCTAAAAATGAAGACGAGTATTTGTGGTTTCTAAAATTCCATCAAGACATTATTATATCTGTTATGACTCAAGTATTatgcataataataataataataatgaaaatt contains the following coding sequences:
- the LOC140986349 gene encoding pentatricopeptide repeat-containing protein ELI1, chloroplastic; this translates as MTSISPLVAPPHFKPAIKESSSPHHEKLALLLDKNKTIKHLSQIHAFIIRHGLESHPVLNFKLQHSYSSLGQVEDSVALFNRTQNPNVFFYTSIIRSHAKNGLHEEALHFYVQMLSENVEPNAFTLSTVIKACTLEVGKILHCHAHKFGYESDSYVSTALVDVYARGMDVVSARRLFDMMPEKNIVSSTAMITGYAKNGDVDEARSLFDGMEERDVVSWSVMIDGYVQYGKPNEALILFRQMLKSKVKPNGVSMVAFLSACGQAGALELGKWAHSYIRYNETLSNTQVGTTLIDMYNKCGSIEEARMVFDGIKYKDAVVYNAMIGGYAIHGFGLDALKLFKEMTDLGLRPTDITFIGILSACAHAGLVSEGWSIFHAMKNEYGIQPKVEHYGCMVNLLGRAGQLKEAYNLLSSARIEADRVLWGTLLWACRLHKNVVLAEKIVEYLHERGLSNSGTYVLLSNIYAAAGNWDGVAGIRSMMKQTGVQKEPGCSSIEVNNNVHEFRAGDVKHPKSKEIYEMLEHVNGWLRAHGYSSQTDEALQNIGETDRERLLEVHSEKLALAFGLISTNPGTSIKIYKNLRVCQDCHAVMKLVSIISNRKIIMRDRNRFHHFVDGSCSCGDYW
- the LOC140986655 gene encoding uncharacterized protein, producing MGNYTSCSLPGQVTKSSIRGTKVILPSGELRRIHEHTKAAELMVEAPNYFLVNAESLRVGRRFSALNADEDLEMGNTYVFFQMKRLNSTVKAADTDTLSAGKKPSTKRVGARILPECGEATGQKTVESNEKVSAPKLNLDDFEHCSALEMKHRLSVCFRSKKPLLETIMEEPAGFRR